A single bacterium DNA region contains:
- a CDS encoding site-specific DNA-methyltransferase: MGQNSRANYRVNTTKEAKTIASRLLKEYELQKVTKFGLPEIDDRYHYWRVPILAENGERIGEIVIDARSSLVVGKKSTTKDQLEARLLKRPGHRKKRVSDVNQRPKISSLRNTIGLGDSEELLLETPAESVDLVFTSPPYFNARPEYADYLEYDAYLNKMQRIFHQCHRVLQEGRMIVVNVSPVLIRRASRNEASKRIAVPFDFHRILIEEGFDFIDDIIWVKPEGAGWATGRGRRFAADRNPMQYKPVPVTEYVLVYRKKTSKLIDWHIRKHPDKSIVEQSKIGDGYQKTNIWKIHPAFSKKHPAVFPDQLAQNVIRYYSFINDVVLDPFGGIGTTSRVAHKNGRRFVHYEVNPDYVEFIKRDLCNWYLGDPDEITWVNTEIPRSIQTGFK; the protein is encoded by the coding sequence TTGGGACAAAACAGTAGGGCAAATTACCGAGTCAATACTACAAAGGAAGCAAAAACAATTGCTTCCAGGTTGCTCAAAGAGTATGAGCTTCAGAAGGTTACGAAGTTTGGCTTGCCGGAAATCGACGACAGATATCACTACTGGAGAGTTCCAATTCTAGCAGAAAATGGAGAACGAATAGGCGAAATAGTTATTGATGCACGCAGCAGTTTAGTCGTAGGTAAAAAGTCTACGACAAAGGATCAGTTGGAAGCAAGATTGTTGAAAAGGCCGGGGCATAGGAAGAAGAGGGTAAGTGACGTAAATCAGAGGCCCAAAATATCCAGCCTCAGAAATACGATTGGTCTAGGTGATTCGGAGGAACTACTCCTTGAGACACCAGCAGAATCTGTTGATTTAGTCTTTACGAGCCCACCATATTTTAATGCGCGTCCTGAATACGCTGACTACTTAGAATACGACGCGTACCTAAATAAAATGCAGAGAATCTTCCATCAGTGCCATCGAGTTCTGCAAGAAGGAAGGATGATCGTTGTCAATGTATCACCAGTTCTGATTCGCAGAGCAAGCAGAAATGAAGCATCAAAAAGAATAGCTGTTCCTTTTGATTTTCATCGAATACTCATAGAGGAAGGATTCGATTTTATCGATGATATCATATGGGTGAAACCTGAGGGCGCAGGGTGGGCTACAGGTAGGGGCAGAAGATTCGCAGCGGATAGAAATCCTATGCAGTATAAACCTGTGCCAGTCACTGAGTATGTGCTGGTATATAGAAAAAAAACGAGTAAACTTATTGATTGGCATATTCGAAAGCACCCCGACAAATCGATAGTTGAACAGTCGAAGATTGGGGATGGCTACCAAAAAACAAACATCTGGAAAATCCATCCCGCGTTTTCAAAAAAACACCCAGCAGTCTTCCCCGACCAGCTAGCTCAAAATGTAATTCGATATTATAGTTTTATCAATGATGTAGTCCTAGACCCATTCGGAGGGATCGGAACGACGTCACGCGTCGCACATAAAAATGGGAGACGATTTGTCCATTATGAGGTGAATCCGGATTATGTGGAATTCATTAAACGTGATCTATGTAATTGGTACTTGGGCGATCCTGATGAGATTACCTGGGTGAACACCGAGATCCCAAGAAGTATACAAACAGGTTTTAAGTGA
- a CDS encoding HNH endonuclease, which yields MSSSTNTDHLIRMTAFDWLGKNADPETGMITWKKLLEGFQFDGQKIILVQQRGIVKPKQMDYPLSIRTSPKDPYGDSFEGEDVLLYRYYGTDPKHADNRGLREAMNRQLPLVYLKGISPGNYCAVWPVYIIGDDPDNLRFRAAADMQISFNIEQKADAQIISIRRGYATAQVKVRLFQQSFRDIVMRAYRSTCSFCQLKHAELLDAAHIIPDSDELGVPEVTNGLALCKIHHAAFDRQILGITPDYEIKVQQSILEEVDGPMLRWGLQEMAGRKLHLPHDHAQWPDSDRLEMRYEEFLKAG from the coding sequence TGAGTTCAAGTACCAATACTGATCATCTCATCCGTATGACCGCGTTTGACTGGCTTGGAAAGAATGCCGATCCAGAAACCGGGATGATAACCTGGAAGAAACTGCTGGAAGGGTTTCAATTCGATGGCCAGAAAATCATCCTTGTGCAGCAGCGTGGTATTGTCAAACCGAAACAGATGGATTATCCGCTCTCAATTCGAACGAGTCCGAAGGACCCCTACGGAGACAGTTTCGAGGGAGAAGATGTTCTGCTCTACCGATACTATGGCACGGATCCGAAGCACGCAGATAACCGTGGGCTTCGTGAGGCGATGAATCGGCAGTTGCCGCTGGTGTACTTGAAAGGGATCTCTCCGGGAAACTACTGTGCGGTATGGCCCGTCTACATCATTGGTGATGATCCGGACAACCTTCGCTTCCGGGCTGCCGCAGACATGCAAATCTCGTTCAACATTGAACAGAAGGCTGATGCACAGATCATCTCCATCCGCCGCGGCTATGCCACCGCGCAGGTGAAGGTCCGCCTTTTCCAGCAGAGCTTCCGGGACATCGTTATGCGAGCCTACCGCTCAACCTGCAGTTTCTGCCAGTTGAAACACGCCGAGTTGCTCGATGCCGCACATATCATCCCAGACAGCGATGAACTGGGTGTACCCGAAGTCACAAACGGCCTCGCTCTCTGCAAAATCCACCATGCCGCATTCGACCGCCAAATCCTTGGAATTACACCGGATTACGAGATCAAAGTTCAGCAATCCATCCTGGAGGAAGTCGATGGACCGATGCTTCGATGGGGACTGCAGGAAATGGCAGGGAGGAAGCTCCATCTGCCACACGATCACGCCCAGTGGCCGGACAGCGATCGTTTGGAGATGAGATATGAAGAGTTTCTTAAAGCGGGCTAG
- a CDS encoding ATP-binding protein, protein MQEDITILETLEELASVLQDGSRKRIREEMRAAASVVDPGCSEEELAALAILVRETRRGNEVVTMLHLRACAKHDYRMSVRWDVVLGALAERELVAVLTEGGETETPSTQLRSLLRERASTDLRVGLRLRDPSYDPALAADGYRSNQQYLRDCFDYIERYADSVKIRRERRRMRHEEPEKSDDLDGRYTLLRRRAAESDPLPPLERLAQQLELSRLEWTFILYTLAAELESDTPEVRDLVTLGGNGILERFETRQYFEDGGTLVSAGILELHGDFPTPQLDVSLNDDISRWLLSDGDMPDIAGGGSKDEPTPFASNEEYVTGWMNVVRVLIGDNENMPLHMRRRRRRNGSGIPATEHPAFSSFARRVRCTEACYPLEQMSRDAGLDTNERILLAIGVYMALRDGAFDLSNATALLAGGNLFERLRMKQYFAEDAPLLREGLIEIEEGFMASRDFTVPQDVLHRIIADESVTGKDTVEKVGMSFFERRTPGHTLSEAVLPSDLVDNLGDALGAVSGELQSLLRSWGVESITAGRQHGSLLMLFSGPAGTGKTFTAEAFAGALGRELFITDAGKLLSSWYGRSERNMQQMFRHYARHAKKADKAPVLLLNECDQLLMTRSAESSRSTDQTEHRLQNILLEELERFPGILIATTNLVETMDDAFSRRFDYKLVFPMPDRGTRLALWLTHIPAGVPLSDDLNLPALALRFAFSGGQIAVAAANALRIAARRGDCLMQSDLLHACQLEEEGRFDRTPGSGSHLGFHADNLN, encoded by the coding sequence ATGCAAGAGGACATCACCATACTGGAGACACTGGAAGAACTGGCATCTGTGCTGCAAGACGGCAGCCGAAAGCGCATTCGGGAGGAAATGCGGGCAGCCGCGTCTGTGGTGGACCCCGGATGCTCGGAGGAAGAACTCGCCGCGCTGGCCATTCTCGTTCGGGAAACCCGTCGCGGCAACGAGGTGGTCACCATGCTGCATCTGCGTGCATGTGCAAAGCATGATTACCGCATGTCCGTCAGGTGGGACGTGGTGCTGGGCGCTCTCGCAGAAAGGGAGCTGGTGGCGGTGCTGACAGAGGGTGGAGAGACAGAGACTCCCTCCACACAGCTTCGTTCACTGCTGCGTGAGCGCGCCAGTACCGATTTGCGGGTGGGACTGCGGCTGCGTGATCCATCCTATGATCCTGCCCTCGCGGCAGATGGATACCGTTCGAACCAGCAGTACCTGCGGGACTGCTTCGACTACATCGAACGCTATGCTGACAGCGTCAAGATTCGTCGTGAACGTCGGCGTATGCGCCATGAAGAACCGGAGAAGTCTGACGATCTGGACGGGCGGTATACGCTGCTCCGCCGTCGCGCAGCAGAGTCGGACCCTCTTCCACCGCTCGAACGCCTGGCGCAGCAGCTGGAGCTCAGCCGCCTGGAATGGACCTTCATCCTTTACACGCTGGCCGCAGAACTTGAAAGCGACACTCCCGAAGTGCGCGATCTTGTTACGCTCGGGGGGAACGGCATTCTCGAGCGCTTTGAAACGCGGCAGTATTTTGAAGACGGTGGTACCCTTGTCTCGGCTGGCATCCTCGAACTGCATGGCGACTTTCCCACTCCGCAGCTGGATGTCAGTCTCAACGACGACATCAGCCGCTGGCTGCTGAGCGATGGCGACATGCCTGACATCGCAGGTGGTGGAAGCAAGGACGAACCCACTCCCTTCGCGAGCAATGAAGAATACGTCACCGGCTGGATGAATGTGGTTCGAGTGCTGATCGGGGACAATGAAAACATGCCCTTGCACATGCGTCGCCGACGCCGGCGCAACGGAAGCGGCATTCCTGCCACCGAGCACCCCGCCTTTTCCTCCTTCGCGCGCCGCGTGCGCTGCACGGAAGCCTGCTATCCACTCGAGCAGATGTCCCGCGATGCCGGACTCGACACCAACGAGCGCATCCTCCTCGCCATCGGTGTGTACATGGCACTGCGGGATGGTGCATTCGACCTTTCAAACGCCACGGCCCTGCTGGCGGGAGGAAATCTCTTCGAGCGTCTCCGCATGAAGCAGTATTTCGCGGAGGATGCTCCACTCCTGCGGGAAGGATTGATTGAAATCGAAGAGGGCTTCATGGCAAGCCGGGATTTCACCGTGCCGCAGGACGTTCTCCATCGCATCATTGCAGACGAAAGTGTAACCGGGAAGGATACGGTCGAGAAGGTGGGAATGAGCTTTTTTGAACGCCGCACACCGGGACATACACTTTCGGAAGCAGTTTTGCCTTCAGATCTGGTGGACAATCTCGGTGATGCCCTCGGCGCAGTTTCGGGAGAGCTGCAGAGCCTGCTGCGCAGCTGGGGTGTGGAGAGTATTACGGCAGGACGTCAGCATGGCTCCCTGCTCATGCTGTTCAGCGGTCCGGCAGGAACGGGAAAAACCTTCACCGCCGAAGCCTTCGCAGGTGCGCTCGGGCGAGAACTGTTCATCACAGACGCCGGGAAACTTCTGTCATCCTGGTACGGCCGCAGCGAGCGCAACATGCAGCAGATGTTCCGCCACTACGCCCGGCATGCAAAGAAAGCAGACAAAGCCCCCGTGCTTCTGCTCAACGAATGCGATCAGCTGCTCATGACACGTTCCGCGGAAAGCTCCCGCTCCACTGACCAGACTGAGCACAGGCTGCAAAACATCCTGCTGGAGGAACTCGAGCGCTTCCCCGGCATACTCATCGCCACCACGAATCTGGTTGAAACAATGGACGACGCCTTCAGCCGTCGTTTCGATTACAAACTCGTGTTCCCGATGCCGGACAGAGGCACGAGGCTTGCCCTCTGGCTAACGCATATTCCTGCAGGTGTACCACTCAGTGATGACCTCAACCTGCCTGCATTAGCGCTGCGCTTTGCATTCAGCGGAGGACAGATCGCCGTGGCCGCCGCCAACGCCCTCCGAATCGCGGCGCGCCGGGGAGACTGCCTGATGCAGTCCGACCTCCTCCACGCCTGTCAGCTCGAAGAGGAAGGAAGATTCGACCGAACACCCGGCAGCGGGTCGCACCTCGGTTTTCACGCAGACAATCTCAACTGA
- a CDS encoding CfrBI family restriction endonuclease, with amino-acid sequence MKRITMNIPETGKSLVKYSGKQVVDKLGQDAIRDVVCDVLAGTNVRSLTENLTRRRLALSNAAMLVTYLKSSASIKDFTDNMSSIIAGELKQKKMSIEEKQYLHWLVGLTNKSIQNVLRSNEDELKGYLETLEKSIVESANDSSKLYGELEGRIEIQDATYNVNWRDVLQLFMAIGAQTLSIRGSEKSLYGKLFEKLVLGSALTVLGFEKVDVDDTTKVKGVFWLSQREDKRESDATVLVKPGLGVRFDIGFIGAGNPEISLDKVSRFERYMERGDENHSMVTIILVDRIGEKSRIVDIAREIEGEIIQMSMSNWTKELSDVLLARTKYTSPIHKMSDTRRVRHIRKQMESIDLNSFV; translated from the coding sequence ATGAAACGAATCACAATGAATATCCCTGAAACAGGTAAATCTCTGGTTAAGTATTCTGGAAAGCAAGTTGTCGACAAGCTTGGTCAAGATGCAATAAGAGATGTCGTATGCGATGTATTAGCAGGTACAAACGTCCGCTCGTTAACAGAAAACTTGACTCGACGAAGACTTGCTTTGTCTAATGCTGCGATGCTGGTAACATACTTAAAATCAAGCGCATCTATTAAGGACTTCACAGATAATATGTCTTCGATCATCGCGGGTGAATTGAAGCAAAAAAAAATGTCAATAGAAGAGAAGCAGTATCTCCATTGGTTAGTAGGACTGACTAATAAGAGCATTCAAAATGTACTTCGCAGTAATGAAGATGAGTTGAAAGGCTATCTCGAGACATTGGAGAAATCGATAGTAGAGTCAGCAAACGATAGTAGCAAGCTGTATGGTGAGCTTGAGGGAAGAATAGAAATTCAGGACGCGACTTACAATGTAAATTGGAGAGATGTACTTCAGTTATTTATGGCAATTGGGGCTCAGACGCTCTCGATTCGTGGATCTGAGAAATCGTTATATGGAAAGCTTTTTGAGAAACTCGTGTTGGGCTCTGCCCTAACAGTACTCGGATTTGAAAAAGTCGACGTAGACGATACTACGAAGGTAAAGGGTGTGTTTTGGCTTTCTCAGCGTGAGGATAAACGCGAGAGTGATGCAACAGTACTCGTTAAACCGGGACTCGGTGTAAGATTTGATATTGGTTTCATCGGGGCTGGAAATCCGGAAATATCATTGGATAAGGTGTCAAGATTTGAACGATATATGGAGAGGGGAGATGAAAACCACTCCATGGTAACAATCATATTGGTCGACAGAATTGGCGAGAAAAGTCGTATCGTGGATATCGCTCGAGAGATCGAAGGGGAGATTATCCAAATGAGTATGTCGAATTGGACAAAAGAGTTGTCCGATGTTCTTTTGGCTCGTACTAAATATACATCACCGATCCACAAGATGAGCGACACGAGAAGGGTAAGGCACATTAGAAAGCAGATGGAATCTATTGACTTAAATAGCTTTGTGTAG
- a CDS encoding HAD family hydrolase → MDKKQRMIVGLDIDGTITAAPEFFRMLSEAVYREGGKVIIVSARSNTALTRTETQAEMRLLGIRYSKLILLPEGAAMLGDPPPELSYLERYLWQKVHICEAEGVQVFFDDDDTVLDLFSRYAEQIQVFHALKPFRLP, encoded by the coding sequence ATGGACAAGAAACAGCGCATGATCGTGGGGCTCGACATCGACGGCACAATCACCGCCGCCCCCGAATTCTTCCGCATGCTCTCCGAAGCCGTATACCGGGAAGGCGGTAAAGTCATCATCGTTTCCGCGCGCTCTAATACCGCCCTCACCCGCACCGAAACCCAGGCCGAAATGCGTCTACTCGGCATCCGCTACTCCAAGCTCATCCTCCTCCCCGAAGGCGCTGCCATGCTCGGCGATCCCCCACCCGAACTCAGCTACCTCGAACGCTACCTCTGGCAGAAGGTACACATCTGCGAGGCGGAGGGGGTGCAGGTATTTTTTGATGATGATGATACGGTGCTGGATTTGTTTTCACGATATGCCGAACAAATTCAAGTTTTCCACGCGCTAAAGCCGTTTCGATTACCGTGA
- a CDS encoding DNA-protecting protein DprA, producing the protein MQHVTISAGDETFPSRLSDLKDMPEKLYCRGDVSALSARPLIAIVGKRQCTDFGAQSARELASFLTAHGYNVVSGLALGIDTAAHQGALEAEGQTVAVLYDIRRVQPAANAPLAEEILSTGGLLISENPPGTVYAARHLIRRNRIITALASAIFIIETDGQGGSVHTLRYARECGRPVFCIHPEELEQHSTPAYASGISRIVSEPGSWVYRTQQKDELLHSMDEALSGKWRNLSSRK; encoded by the coding sequence ATGCAGCATGTGACCATATCTGCCGGAGACGAGACGTTTCCAAGTCGGCTCTCCGATTTGAAGGACATGCCGGAGAAGCTGTATTGCCGGGGTGATGTCTCGGCTCTGTCAGCCCGTCCGCTGATTGCCATTGTCGGGAAGCGTCAATGCACGGACTTTGGCGCGCAAAGTGCGAGGGAGCTGGCGTCCTTTCTCACTGCTCACGGATACAATGTCGTCAGCGGACTCGCTCTCGGGATTGATACGGCCGCGCATCAGGGGGCGCTCGAGGCCGAGGGACAAACCGTGGCTGTCCTTTACGATATCCGCAGGGTACAGCCGGCAGCGAATGCTCCGCTGGCAGAGGAAATTCTGTCGACGGGCGGACTCCTGATCTCTGAAAATCCGCCGGGTACGGTCTATGCTGCGCGGCATCTGATACGCAGAAACAGAATCATCACTGCGCTGGCATCTGCTATATTCATTATTGAAACGGACGGTCAAGGGGGCTCTGTCCACACGCTTCGCTACGCGCGAGAGTGTGGACGACCGGTGTTCTGTATTCATCCCGAAGAACTCGAACAGCATTCCACCCCTGCCTACGCTTCGGGCATTTCACGCATCGTCAGTGAACCTGGAAGCTGGGTCTATCGAACGCAGCAGAAGGATGAACTGCTGCATTCGATGGATGAAGCCTTGTCCGGGAAGTGGCGTAACCTCTCGTCACGGAAATAA